Proteins co-encoded in one Streptomyces sp. JH34 genomic window:
- a CDS encoding HU family DNA-binding protein, translating to MNRSELVAALADRAEVTRKDADAVLAALAETVGEIVAKGDEKVTIPGFLTFERTHRAARTARNPQTGDPINIPAGYSVKVSAGSKLKEAAKGK from the coding sequence ATGAACCGCAGTGAGCTGGTGGCCGCCCTGGCCGACCGTGCCGAGGTGACCCGCAAGGACGCCGACGCCGTTCTGGCCGCGCTCGCCGAGACCGTCGGCGAGATCGTCGCCAAGGGCGACGAGAAGGTCACCATCCCCGGCTTCCTGACCTTCGAGCGCACCCACCGTGCCGCTCGTACCGCGCGCAACCCGCAGACCGGCGACCCGATCAACATCCCGGCCGGCTACAGCGTGAAGGTCTCCGCGGGCTCCAAGCTCAAGGAAGCCGCCAAGGGCAAGTAA